In Musa acuminata AAA Group cultivar baxijiao chromosome BXJ2-8, Cavendish_Baxijiao_AAA, whole genome shotgun sequence, one genomic interval encodes:
- the LOC103994214 gene encoding dihydrodipicolinate reductase-like protein CRR1, chloroplastic isoform X1, which produces MGRKHSDHPTRYCSAAAKMTALKHPVYPRSCNKTSRIINAAATFCCSMQPSTNNIKVVINGATKEIGKAAIVAVTKARGMEIAGAVDTNLVGHDAGKLCGMEEPLEIPILNDLTMISGSIAQTKANGVVVDFTHPGSVYDNVKQAAAFGLRSVVYVPNIELETVTALSVFCDKASMGCLVAPTLSIGSLLLQQAALQASFHYNNVEIVESRPDPSDLPSTEAVQIANNLTDLGQRYNREDISTDNPARGQVLGEDGVRVHSMVLPGLTSTTTVHFSGPGEVYSVRHDITNVQCLMPGLILAIRKVVRLKNLIYGLEKFL; this is translated from the exons ATGGGAAGAAAGCACAGCGACCATCCCACCCGCTATTGTTCAGCTGCAGCGAAGATGACCGCCTTGAAGCATCCGGTCTATCCAAGAAGCTGTAACAAGACCTCAAGAATCATTAATGCGGCCGCCACCTTCTGTTGCTCGATGCAGCCCTCCACCAACAACATAAAG GTGGTGATCAATGGTGCGACAAAGGAGATTGGGAAAGCTGCCATCGTCGCCGTGACGAAAGCCAGAGGAATGGAGATTGCCGGTGCCGTGGATACCAATTTAGTAGGACACGATGCAGGAaag TTATGTGGCATGGAAGAGCCTTTGGAGATTCCAATTCTTAATGATCTGACCATGATTTCAGGGTCCATTGCCCAG ACCAAGGCAAATGGAGTCGTTGTCGATTTCACACACCCTGGAAGCGTCTACGACAATGTCAAACAG GCAGCAGCCTTCGGCTTGAGGAGCGTTGTATACGTCCCAAATATAGAATTAGAGACGGTAACTGCACTCTCTGTATTCTGCGACAAGGCTAGCATG GGTTGTCTTGTTGCTCCAACACTGTCCATCGGCTCTCTTCTCCTCCAGCAAGCAGCACTCCAAGCTTCCTTCCACTACAACAATGTAGAGATTGTTGAATCGAGACCTGATCCATCC GATCTACCATCAACAGAAGCAGTCCAAATTGCTAATAATCTCACAGATCTTGGCCAAAGATACAATCGGGAAGACATCTCAACAGACAATCCA GCAAGGGGTCAGGTTCTGGGTGAAGATGGAGTGCGTGTCCACAGCATGGTTTTACCGGGTCTAACTTCTACCACAACAGTACACTTCTCGGGTCCTGGGGAG GTTTACTCTGTGAGACATGATATCACAAATGTTCAGTGTCTTATGCCAGGCCTCATCTTGGCCATCAGAAAGGTGGTTCGCTTGAAG AACTTGATCTATGGCCTGGAGAAGTTCTTGTAG
- the LOC103994214 gene encoding dihydrodipicolinate reductase-like protein CRR1, chloroplastic isoform X2 → MGRKHSDHPTRYCSAAAKMTALKHPVYPRSCNKTSRIINAAATFCCSMQPSTNNIKVVINGATKEIGKAAIVAVTKARGMEIAGAVDTNLVGHDAGKLCGMEEPLEIPILNDLTMISGSIAQTKANGVVVDFTHPGSVYDNVKQAAAFGLRSVVYVPNIELETVTALSVFCDKASMGCLVAPTLSIGSLLLQQAALQASFHYNNVEIVESRPDPSDLPSTEAVQIANNLTDLGQRYNREDISTDNPLKRINAQVLVVLPNWASKL, encoded by the exons ATGGGAAGAAAGCACAGCGACCATCCCACCCGCTATTGTTCAGCTGCAGCGAAGATGACCGCCTTGAAGCATCCGGTCTATCCAAGAAGCTGTAACAAGACCTCAAGAATCATTAATGCGGCCGCCACCTTCTGTTGCTCGATGCAGCCCTCCACCAACAACATAAAG GTGGTGATCAATGGTGCGACAAAGGAGATTGGGAAAGCTGCCATCGTCGCCGTGACGAAAGCCAGAGGAATGGAGATTGCCGGTGCCGTGGATACCAATTTAGTAGGACACGATGCAGGAaag TTATGTGGCATGGAAGAGCCTTTGGAGATTCCAATTCTTAATGATCTGACCATGATTTCAGGGTCCATTGCCCAG ACCAAGGCAAATGGAGTCGTTGTCGATTTCACACACCCTGGAAGCGTCTACGACAATGTCAAACAG GCAGCAGCCTTCGGCTTGAGGAGCGTTGTATACGTCCCAAATATAGAATTAGAGACGGTAACTGCACTCTCTGTATTCTGCGACAAGGCTAGCATG GGTTGTCTTGTTGCTCCAACACTGTCCATCGGCTCTCTTCTCCTCCAGCAAGCAGCACTCCAAGCTTCCTTCCACTACAACAATGTAGAGATTGTTGAATCGAGACCTGATCCATCC GATCTACCATCAACAGAAGCAGTCCAAATTGCTAATAATCTCACAGATCTTGGCCAAAGATACAATCGGGAAGACATCTCAACAGACAATCCA TTAAAAAGAATAAATGCTCAAGTTCTTGTTGTTCTCCCAAACTGGGCTTCCAAATTATAA
- the LOC135618477 gene encoding PH, RCC1 and FYVE domains-containing protein 1-like, with protein sequence MAAADRGRAGHVERDIEQAITALKKGAYLLKYGCRGKPKFCPFRLSNDESVLIWFSGKEEKHVKLSNVARIMPGQRTAIFQRYRQPEKERQSFSLIYNERSLDLICKDKDEAEVWFSGLKTLISRSHYRRWRTESRSDGVSSGTNSPRTYTRRSSPLNSPFGGSYSMQKDGSDTLRLRSPYESPTKNGLDKSFSEVVSYEVPPKSFFPSDSVTESLHSLSSGCSDSINGHTRVIATDVFRVSLSSAVSSSSQGSGHDDGDALGDVFIWGEGTGNGFLGGGNLGLGSYSVIKMDSLVPKALESAVILDVQNVSCGGKHAALVTKQGEIYTWGEESGGRLGHGVKTDVSQPRLVDALVNMNIELVACGEHHTCAVTLSGDLYTWGDGTSTLGLLGNGNEMSHWLPKMVSGPLEGIHVSSVSCGPWHTAVVTSSGQLFTFGDGTFGVLGHGDRRSISVPREVGSLRGLRTVRAACGVWHTAAVVEVISGNSSSSNCSSGKLFTWGDGDKGRLGHGDKENRLVPTCVAALVEPNFCQVACGHSLTVSLTTSGHVYTMGSAVYGQLGNPQSDGKLPVRVEGKLLKNFVEEISCGAYHVAVLTSRTEVYTWGKGANGRLGHRDTDDRNSPTLVEALKDKQVRNVVCGTNFTAAICIHKWVSGVDQSMCSGCRLPFNFKRKRHNCYNCALVFCHSCSNKKSLRASMAPNPHKPYRVCDNCFIKLSKPLETDSSSHSAASKRGNMIQGFSDMIEEDKLNPRSNVQIHRFSSMESFKQMESGFSKRNKKFEFISSRISPIPNGTAWWGVLNISKSFNPASGTSKKFFSASVPGSRIVSRATSPVSRRASPPRSTTPNPTLQGLTSLRTILDSSKSATASISQEVLKLRAQVANLTYKAQLQEVELERTTKQLKEAISVAGEEAAKCKAAKEVVKSLTAQLKDMAERLPVGAAENSELSSSASFNTSLDSSSFSDATAEKLSSLLTSREKDANGSSEVLGSNGQSTIGSHNNLGTPVSRNGSKVIDADPNHETEWVEQDEPGVYITLTSLPEGARDLKRVRFSRKRFSEKQAEQWWAENRARVYEQYSVRTVNRSAPSVGNSKRSD encoded by the exons ATGGCGGCGGCGGATCGCGGCAGGGCGGGCCACGTGGAGAGGGACATCGAGCAG GCTATTACTGCTCTGAAGAAAGGAGCATACTTGCTAAAGTATGGATGCAGAGGAAAACCCAAGTTTTGCCCATTTAGATTATCCAAT GATGAGTCTGTACTAATATGGTTCTCGGGCAAAGAGGAGAAACATGTCAAACTAAGCAATGTAGCCAGAATCATGCCTGGACAACGCACT GCAATTTTTCAGAGATACCGGCAACCTGAGAAGGAGCGCCAGTCATTTTCTCTCATATATAATGAGAGATCACTAGATCTT ATATGTAAGGATAAAGATGAAGCTGAAGTCTGGTTTTCTGGTCTAAAAACATTGATATCACGCAGCCATTATCGAAGATGGAGAACAGAATCCAGAAGTGATGGAGTGTCATCTGGTACAAATAGTCCAAGAACATACACCCGTAGAAGTTCTCCTTTAAACTCTCCCTTTGGTGGCAGTTATAGCATGCAGAAG GATGGCAGTGATACTCTTCGACTTCGAAGTCCATATGAAAGCCCCACAAAAAATGGGTTGGACAAGTCATTTTCTGAGGTTGTTTCATATGAAGTACCTCCAAAGTCTTTCTTTCCTTCAGATTCTGTTACTGAGTCACTCCACTCATTATCTTCTGGATGCTCAGACAGTATAAATGGGCATACAAGGGTTATTGCGACAGATGTATTTAGGGTCAGTCTGTCAAGTGCTGTAAGCTCATCCAGTCAAGGTTCAGGTCATGATGATGGAGACGCATTAGGGGATGTATTCATATGGGGTGAAGGGACCGGAAATGGGTTTCTAGGTGGTGGAAATCTGGGACTTGGTAGCTATTCAGTTATTAAAATGGACTCTCTTGTGCCAAAAGCCTTAGAATCTGCTGTAATACTAGATGTGCAAAATGTATCTTGTGGTGGGAAACATGCTGCTCTTGTCACCAAGCAAGGAGAGATTTATACTTGGGGCGAGGAGTCAGGAGGTAGGCTTGGGCATGGAGTAAAGACCGATGTCTCTCAACCAAGATTAGTTGATGCTCTTGTAAATATGAATATTGAACTTGTAGCCTGTGGAGAGCATCATACATGTGCTGTTACATTGTCTGGTGACCTTTACACCTGGGGTGATGGTACTTCTACACTAGGGCTCCTTGGGAATGGAAATGAAATGAGCCACTGGCTTCCAAAAATGGTTAGTGGACCCTTGGAGGGTATACATGTTTCATCAGTTTCTTGTGGACCTTGGCATACAGCTGTTGTAACCTCTTCAGGGCAACTGTTCACCTTTGGAGATGGAACGTTTGGTGTCCTAGGTCATGGAGATCGCAGAAGTATTTCAGTACCTCGGGAAGTAGGATCCCTTAGGGGATTGCGCACAGTTCGAGCTGCTTGTGGTGTTTGGCATACTGCTGCGGTTGTAGAAGTTATTTCTGGAAATTCAAGTTCTAGCAACTGTTCTTCTGGGAAGCTATTTACATGGGGGGATGGTGACAAAGGACGACTTGGACATGGTGACAAAGAAAATAGACTAGTGCCTACATGTGTAGCTGCGTTGGTTGAACCAAACTTTTGTCAAGTTGCTTGTGGGCATAGCCTAACAGTGTCACTTACTACCTCAGGCCATGTTTACACAATGGGCAGTGCAGTTTATGGTCAACTTGGAAACCCTCAATCAGATGGAAAGCTCCCTGTGCGTGTTGAAGGGAAGCTCCTTAAGAACTTTGTCGAGGAGATTTCATGTGGTGCTTATCATGTTGCTGTCTTAACTTCAAGAACTGAAGTTTACACATGGGGTAAAGGAGCAAATGGTCGATTAGGACATCGTGATACTGATGACCGAAATTCCCCTACGTTAGTTGAAGCTTTAAAGGATAAACAAGTTAGAAATGTAGTTTGTGGCACTAATTTTACTGCGGCAATTTGTATCCATAAATGGGTGTCTGGAGTTGATCAGTCTATGTGCTCTGGCTGCCGTCTGCCTTTTAATTTTAAGAGAAAGCGTCATAACTGCTATAATTGTGCACTTGTTTTTTGCCATTCGTGCAGCAATAAGAAATCTCTTAGGGCTTCTATGGCACCAAATCCTCATAAACCATATCGTGTATGTGACAACTGCTTTATCAAGTTAAGCAAGCCCTTGGAAACTGACTCATCATCTCATTCTGCAGCTAGTAAACGAGGAAATATGATTCAGGGGTTCAGTGACATGATCGAGGAGGATAAATTGAATCCAAGATCAAATGTGCAAATCCATAGATTTTCTTCAATGGAGTCCTTTAAGCAAATGGAAAGTGGATTTTCTAAAAGGAACAagaaatttgaatttattagcaGTCGCATTTCTCCAATCCCAAATGGAACTGCATGGTGGGGTGTCCTTAACATTTCAAAATCTTTTAATCCAGCATCTGGAACATCGAAAAAGTTCTTTTCAGCTTCTGTTCCTGGCTCAAGAATTGTTTCCAGAGCAACATCACCTGTTTCTAGAAGGGCCAGTCCCCCTCGTTCTACCACACCAAACCCAACTCTTCAGGGACTTACTTCTCTGAGAACCATTCTTGATAGTTCAAAGAGTGCAACTGCCAGCATAAGCCAAGAGGTTCTGAAGTTAAGGGCTCAG GTGGCAAATCTTACTTATAAAGCTCAGCTTCAAGAGGTTGAGTTAGAGAGAACAACTAAACAATTGAAGGAAGCTATTTCAGTTGCTGGAGAAGAAGCTGCAAAATGCAAAGCGGCCAAAGAAGTAGTCAAGTCACTCACTGCTCAA TTAAAGGACATGGCTGAAAGATTGCCAGTGGGAGCAGCTGAAAACAGTGAACTTTCTTCCTCGGCATCCTTCAACACTAGTCTCGACTCAAGTAGTTTTTCAGATGCAACTGCTGAGAAATTAAGCAGCCTGTTGACCTCTCGTGAAAAAGATGCAAATGGTTCCAGTGAAGTGCTAGGTTCCAATGGACAAAGTACCATTGGTAGTCACAATAATCTAGGTACCCCAGTATCAAGGAATGGAAGTAAAGTGATCGATGCTGATCCCAATCATGAAACAGAATGGGTTGAGCAAGATGAGCCAGGTGTCTACATCACCCTTACTTCTTTGCCTGAAGGTGCGAGAGACCTAAAACGGGTTCGGTTTAG TCGCAAGCGGTTCAGTGAGAAGCAAGCAGAACAATGGTGGGCTGAGAACCGGGCTAGGGTATATGAGCAATACAGTGTGCGAACGGTTAACAGGTCCGCCCCAAGTGTcggaaatagtaaaagatctgatTAA